A part of Denitratisoma oestradiolicum genomic DNA contains:
- the rocD gene encoding ornithine--oxo-acid transaminase has translation MDLNLQALRALGVASAQGIAHGRLGPGTAAAPTRLVQADLLSALRRGGLRARWRSAAAGGLLTPAPGSLLPELLADLAEAVEETLAAGQTPLVLGGDHSIAVGTWRGVARWCRQQNLTPGLIWVDAHLDAHTPATTPSGNCHGMPLAALLGEGGEWAGQVGAVLDPRRLCVVGAHSFEAEEAALLTRHGVRVFTLEEVRRRGLSKVWAEALAIAGTPFGVSLDLDALDSAQLPAVSTPAGPGLNLGELSAAWRGLLRQPGLLGLEIVEYDPGRDGDGTTLAALDSLLEAAALPDGTGLMTLEHSHGARNYAPLPVVLRGGEGCWLWDSAGHRYLDMMSAYSAVSLGHGHPRLVAALERQVRRLAVTSRAYYNERLPLLLERLCQLFGYERALPVNTGLEAVETALKAARKWAYQVKGVAPERAEIIACDGNFHGRSITIVGLSSEAQYREGFGPFPPGLRRVPYGDAAALEAAIGPDTAAFLVEPIQGEGGVVLPPAGYLEACAEICKRHHVLLICDEVQTGLGRTGAWLACQHEGVRPDGVILGKALGGGLLPVSAFLADRAVMDVFRPGDHGSTFGGNSLAATVALEALNVIEEEGLVERSARLGRHFLAGLQALDSPAIRQVRGRGLFIGVELVPEIDARTLCLRLLEAGILTKDTHQTVIRLAPPLVITEAQLDWALARIARVLGSR, from the coding sequence ATGGACCTGAACCTGCAAGCCCTGCGCGCCCTGGGCGTGGCCAGTGCCCAGGGCATCGCCCACGGCCGGCTCGGGCCGGGCACGGCGGCGGCGCCGACCCGGCTGGTCCAGGCGGACTTGCTCTCGGCCCTGCGCCGGGGCGGCCTGCGGGCCCGCTGGCGCAGCGCAGCCGCGGGGGGGCTGCTGACGCCCGCGCCGGGAAGCCTGCTGCCCGAACTGTTGGCGGACCTGGCTGAGGCCGTGGAAGAGACCCTGGCGGCGGGGCAGACGCCCCTGGTGCTGGGGGGCGACCACAGCATCGCCGTGGGCACCTGGCGCGGCGTCGCCCGCTGGTGCCGGCAACAGAACCTGACACCGGGCCTGATCTGGGTGGACGCCCATCTGGATGCCCACACGCCCGCCACCACGCCCTCCGGCAACTGCCATGGCATGCCCCTGGCGGCCCTGCTGGGCGAGGGCGGGGAGTGGGCCGGACAGGTGGGGGCGGTGCTGGACCCTCGCCGCCTCTGCGTGGTGGGTGCCCATTCCTTCGAGGCTGAGGAAGCGGCGCTGCTGACCCGCCATGGTGTGCGGGTGTTCACTCTGGAGGAAGTCCGGCGCCGGGGCCTGTCCAAGGTATGGGCCGAGGCCCTGGCCATCGCCGGCACGCCCTTCGGTGTCAGTCTGGATCTGGATGCCCTGGACAGCGCCCAGTTACCGGCCGTCAGCACGCCGGCTGGTCCCGGCCTGAACCTGGGGGAACTATCGGCGGCCTGGCGCGGCCTGCTGCGCCAGCCGGGCCTCCTGGGCCTGGAGATCGTTGAATATGACCCGGGCCGGGATGGCGACGGCACCACCCTGGCCGCCCTGGACAGCCTGCTGGAAGCGGCCGCCCTGCCCGACGGCACCGGTCTGATGACCCTGGAGCACAGCCACGGCGCCCGCAATTACGCTCCCCTGCCGGTGGTGCTGCGGGGGGGCGAGGGCTGCTGGCTCTGGGACAGCGCCGGCCACCGCTACCTGGACATGATGAGCGCCTACTCGGCGGTCAGCCTGGGCCATGGCCATCCGCGTCTGGTGGCGGCCCTGGAGCGCCAGGTGAGGCGCCTGGCGGTGACCTCCCGGGCCTATTACAACGAACGGCTGCCCCTGTTGCTGGAGCGGCTCTGCCAGTTGTTCGGCTACGAGCGGGCGCTGCCGGTGAACACCGGCCTGGAGGCGGTGGAAACCGCCCTCAAGGCGGCGCGCAAATGGGCCTACCAGGTCAAGGGCGTTGCCCCGGAACGGGCGGAAATCATCGCCTGCGACGGCAACTTCCATGGCCGCTCCATCACCATCGTCGGCCTTTCCTCCGAGGCGCAATATCGGGAGGGCTTCGGCCCCTTCCCGCCGGGCCTGCGTCGCGTTCCCTATGGCGATGCGGCGGCCCTGGAGGCGGCCATCGGCCCCGACACGGCGGCCTTCCTGGTGGAACCGATCCAGGGCGAGGGCGGGGTGGTGCTGCCCCCCGCCGGCTATCTGGAGGCCTGCGCCGAGATATGCAAACGCCACCATGTCCTGCTGATCTGCGACGAGGTGCAGACCGGCCTGGGCCGCACCGGCGCCTGGCTGGCCTGCCAGCACGAGGGCGTGCGCCCGGACGGCGTGATCCTGGGCAAGGCCCTGGGCGGCGGGCTGCTGCCGGTCTCAGCCTTCCTCGCCGACCGGGCCGTGATGGACGTGTTCCGCCCCGGCGACCACGGCAGCACCTTCGGCGGCAATTCCCTGGCCGCCACGGTGGCCCTGGAGGCCCTCAACGTGATCGAGGAGGAGGGCCTGGTGGAGCGCTCGGCCCGCCTGGGCCGGCATTTCCTGGCCGGGCTGCAAGCCCTGGATTCCCCGGCGATCCGCCAGGTGCGGGGCCGGGGCCTGTTCATCGGCGTGGAACTGGTGCCGGAAATCGATGCCCGCACCCTCTGCCTGCGCCTGCTGGAAGCGGGCATCCTGACCAAGGACACCCACCAGACCGTGATCCGCCTCGCCCCGCCCCTGGTGATCACCGAGGCCCAACTGGACTGGGCACTGGCGCGTATTGCACGGGTGCTGGGGAGTCGCTGA